One window of the Candidatus Stoquefichus sp. SB1 genome contains the following:
- a CDS encoding PTS sugar transporter subunit IIA — MARINVYFACDAGMGSSALGASLFKRYVSCDIAVSNCSLYDIPQRCNVVIVQRALLPYVQKQYRFLKVYTIDNFLDEKRLQTISKEMTAMIENSNILAKESIVLDCPSCSSDEAIVAVGQLLMDKGYIEEPYIQGMLNRDHDLTTYIGNDLAIPHGEYDVKDYVKKTGIAVMIYPQGIDWNGNKTRIVIGIAAKGNDHMEILTNIALKLSDMETVEKIVNACDIDFIYEVLTQGE, encoded by the coding sequence ATGGCACGTATAAATGTTTATTTTGCCTGTGATGCCGGAATGGGATCAAGTGCACTTGGGGCAAGTCTTTTCAAAAGATATGTTAGTTGTGATATAGCTGTTTCTAATTGTTCTCTCTATGATATTCCACAAAGGTGTAATGTTGTGATTGTTCAAAGAGCGCTTTTGCCCTATGTTCAAAAACAATATCGTTTTCTCAAAGTTTATACTATTGATAATTTCTTAGATGAAAAAAGACTCCAGACTATTTCAAAGGAGATGACAGCGATGATTGAAAATAGCAATATACTTGCAAAAGAATCAATTGTTTTAGATTGTCCATCTTGTAGCAGTGATGAAGCCATTGTTGCAGTTGGTCAGTTATTAATGGATAAAGGTTATATTGAAGAACCTTATATTCAGGGAATGTTAAATCGTGATCATGATTTAACAACTTATATAGGTAATGATTTGGCAATTCCTCATGGGGAATATGATGTTAAAGATTATGTAAAAAAGACTGGGATAGCAGTGATGATCTATCCGCAGGGAATTGATTGGAATGGAAATAAAACACGTATTGTGATTGGGATTGCTGCAAAAGGCAATGACCATATGGAAATCTTAACAAATATTGCTTTAAAATTGAGTGATATGGAAACAGTAGAAAAAATAGTAAATGCTTGTGATATTGACTTTATCTATGAGGTCTTAACACAAGGAGAATAA
- the pfkB gene encoding 1-phosphofructokinase, producing the protein MIITVTLNPAIDKTAQVDKMVCNGLNRLDHVLLDVGGKGINVSKAIQQLGGQSICTGFIAGENGQWIEKKLDQMGLEYKFQHVDGNTRMNLKVLDKDMNLTELNEVGQEISQQDVKALSDALLEMTFEGDIVVLAGSVPKGVPKTIYNELITLLKEKGAKVILDADGDLFTNGIEAGPYLIKPNKYELCKYFGLNEDVSDLVLIENARKLLYKGIELVVISLGSDGAMFITHDEVARVPGLNIVAHSAVGAGDSMVGALAYGIEQNYELIPLIKWAVATSAGAVMTEGTKAPSLAMVEKLINEVNIYFK; encoded by the coding sequence ATGATTATTACAGTGACTTTAAATCCAGCAATTGATAAAACAGCTCAAGTTGATAAGATGGTTTGTAATGGATTAAACCGTTTAGATCATGTTTTACTTGATGTGGGTGGTAAAGGTATCAATGTTTCTAAAGCAATTCAGCAATTAGGTGGTCAATCTATTTGTACTGGTTTCATTGCAGGTGAAAATGGGCAATGGATTGAAAAGAAGTTAGACCAGATGGGCTTGGAATATAAATTCCAGCATGTTGATGGTAATACACGTATGAATTTAAAAGTTTTAGATAAGGATATGAACTTGACTGAACTTAATGAAGTGGGTCAGGAAATAAGTCAACAAGATGTTAAAGCATTGAGTGATGCTTTATTAGAAATGACGTTTGAAGGTGACATTGTTGTGTTAGCTGGAAGCGTTCCTAAAGGTGTTCCCAAAACGATTTATAATGAATTAATAACTTTATTAAAAGAAAAAGGTGCAAAAGTGATTCTTGATGCTGATGGTGATTTATTCACTAATGGTATTGAAGCAGGACCTTATTTAATTAAGCCGAATAAATATGAATTGTGTAAATATTTTGGTTTAAATGAGGATGTCAGTGATTTGGTGTTAATTGAAAATGCTCGTAAATTACTTTATAAAGGCATTGAACTGGTTGTGATTTCACTTGGCTCAGATGGTGCAATGTTCATTACTCATGATGAAGTAGCACGTGTTCCAGGATTAAATATTGTTGCTCATTCTGCAGTTGGTGCAGGTGATTCAATGGTTGGCGCATTGGCTTATGGGATTGAACAGAATTATGAACTTATTCCATTGATTAAATGGGCAGTTGCGACATCAGCTGGAGCAGTTATGACTGAAGGAACCAAAGCACCAAGTCTTGCAATGGTTGAAAAATTAATTAATGAAGTGAACATTTATTTTAAATAA
- a CDS encoding zinc-binding dehydrogenase, with protein sequence MKTKAVRLYGVDDIRLEEFDLPEIKDDEILVKVVSDSICMSTYKTIKQGANHKRVPNDVYDNPIIIGHEFAGDIVKVGKKWQDQFKPGQKFAQQPAIPGQMESPGYSYQWCGGDSEYCIFPNDIIEAGCLWTFEGDSYFAASVAEPMCCVISGFHTHYHTVPGSYDHVMGTKKDGNIIVLGGCGPMGLGAVSYALTYENKPKRFVVTDIDDARIERAREVISEAEAAKHGVELHYVNTAKMKDPVAELMALTDGHGYDDVFVYVPLESVSEMADQLMAYDGNLNLFAGPTDPDFSASMNLYNCHYSRHRILGSTGGTIDDMKEAIEKDAQGQIKTAVMITHIGGLDAVADTTKNLPNIPGGKKLIYTHIQMPLTAIDDFEELGKTNELFKKLADSTKKTNGLWNSEAEKILLESFQ encoded by the coding sequence ATGAAAACAAAAGCAGTCCGTCTTTATGGCGTTGATGATATAAGATTAGAAGAATTTGATTTACCAGAAATTAAAGATGATGAAATTTTAGTCAAAGTTGTTTCAGATAGTATTTGTATGTCAACATACAAAACAATTAAACAAGGTGCAAACCATAAACGTGTTCCTAATGATGTTTATGACAATCCAATTATTATTGGTCATGAGTTTGCTGGTGATATTGTGAAAGTTGGTAAAAAATGGCAAGATCAATTTAAACCAGGTCAAAAATTTGCTCAACAGCCAGCTATCCCAGGTCAAATGGAATCACCAGGTTATTCATATCAATGGTGTGGTGGTGACAGCGAATACTGTATTTTTCCTAATGATATTATTGAAGCTGGATGTTTATGGACTTTTGAAGGAGATAGTTACTTTGCCGCTTCTGTAGCTGAACCAATGTGTTGTGTTATCTCTGGATTCCATACTCATTATCATACAGTCCCAGGAAGTTATGATCATGTTATGGGGACGAAAAAAGATGGAAATATCATTGTTTTAGGTGGTTGTGGTCCAATGGGACTAGGAGCAGTGAGTTATGCATTGACTTATGAAAACAAACCAAAAAGATTTGTTGTGACAGATATTGATGATGCAAGAATTGAACGTGCGAGAGAAGTGATTTCAGAAGCAGAAGCTGCTAAACATGGTGTTGAATTACATTATGTGAATACTGCTAAAATGAAAGATCCAGTGGCAGAATTAATGGCTCTCACTGATGGACATGGCTATGATGATGTCTTTGTCTATGTTCCTCTTGAAAGTGTTTCTGAAATGGCTGATCAGTTAATGGCATATGATGGAAATCTTAACTTATTTGCCGGACCAACAGATCCAGACTTCTCAGCTTCTATGAATTTATACAATTGTCATTATTCAAGACATCGTATCTTAGGAAGCACGGGTGGAACTATTGATGATATGAAAGAAGCAATTGAAAAAGATGCTCAAGGTCAAATCAAAACAGCTGTTATGATTACTCATATTGGAGGTTTAGATGCAGTTGCTGATACGACAAAGAATTTACCAAATATTCCAGGTGGAAAGAAATTAATCTATACACATATTCAAATGCCTTTAACAGCAATTGATGATTTTGAAGAATTAGGAAAAACAAATGAATTATTTAAAAAACTTGCTGATTCTACAAAGAAAACAAATGGTTTATGGAATAGTGAAGCAGAAAAGATTCTTTTAGAAAGTTTCCAATAA